In Bacteroidia bacterium, one genomic interval encodes:
- a CDS encoding KpsF/GutQ family sugar-phosphate isomerase: MKSKQQIIKIAKKTLQLEASAIDGLQKYVNHDFFETVKLIFLSKGRVVCTGIGKSAIIAQKITATLNSTGTPAVFMHAADAVHGDLGVIQKDDVVICISKSGNTPEIKVLAPLLRMAGNKLIAMVGDTSSYLAQQAHYILNTTVAREACPHNLAPTTSTTAQLAMGDALAVCLLENRGFSSKDFAKYHPGGALGKRLYLKVGDVYKNNASPQVKPTDDLKKVIVEISGSRLGATAVVDKGKLIGIITDGDLRRMLHRSGNTLATKARDIMTLKPKTVSPDTMAADAFVLMKSNNITQLVVADKGKYLGFIHLHDLLKEGIY; encoded by the coding sequence TTGAAATCAAAGCAACAGATAATTAAAATTGCCAAAAAGACCCTTCAGTTGGAGGCGTCTGCTATTGACGGCTTGCAAAAATATGTTAACCATGATTTTTTTGAGACTGTAAAATTAATATTTTTATCAAAAGGAAGGGTTGTTTGTACTGGAATTGGTAAAAGTGCCATTATAGCTCAGAAAATTACCGCCACACTCAACAGTACAGGCACGCCAGCTGTGTTTATGCATGCTGCCGATGCCGTTCATGGCGACCTTGGGGTAATCCAAAAGGACGATGTAGTGATTTGTATTTCCAAAAGCGGCAACACCCCGGAAATAAAAGTGCTGGCGCCCTTGCTAAGGATGGCAGGCAATAAGCTAATTGCTATGGTGGGCGACACCTCTTCCTATCTTGCGCAGCAGGCACATTATATTCTAAACACTACCGTTGCCCGAGAAGCATGTCCGCATAATCTGGCACCTACAACAAGCACTACGGCACAGTTGGCCATGGGCGATGCCCTGGCAGTGTGTCTGCTCGAAAACAGGGGGTTCTCAAGTAAAGATTTTGCTAAATATCATCCCGGTGGGGCATTGGGTAAAAGGCTGTACCTGAAAGTTGGAGATGTTTATAAGAACAATGCCAGCCCACAGGTAAAACCTACCGATGACCTGAAGAAGGTGATTGTAGAAATTTCGGGAAGCCGCCTTGGAGCAACTGCCGTTGTAGATAAAGGTAAACTAATAGGGATAATTACCGATGGCGACCTAAGGAGGATGCTGCATAGAAGTGGCAATACACTGGCAACAAAGGCAAGAGATATTATGACTTTAAAGCCAAAAACTGTTAGCCCCGATACCATGGCTGCCGATGCATTTGTGCTGATGAAGTCAAATAATATTACCCAGTTAGTTGTGGCTGACAAAGGGAAGTATCTTGGTTTTATTCACCTTCACGATTTGCTTAAAGAAGGCATATATTAA
- a CDS encoding CusA/CzcA family heavy metal efflux RND transporter, translated as MLNKIIAFSIKNKFIIALMTLALIVWGVWSANKLSIDAVPDITNNQVQIITVCPTLAGQEVEQLVTYPIEQSITNLPDLEELRSISRFGLSVITVVFNDNVDIYFARQLINERLKEAEENIPNGVGKPELAPVSTGLGEVYQYIIHPKKGSEEKYSAMDLRTMQDWIVARQLYGTPGIAEVNSFGGELKQYEVAVNPDRLLAMDITIPEIFSALEKNNENTGGAYIDKKPNAYFIRGVGLIGSFDDIKNIVVKTNPNGIPILIKDVAEVRFGSAVRYGAMTYNGEKDVVGGVVMMLKGYNSAEVVKSIKGKINTIQKSLPEDVIIEPFLDRTDLVSRAIGTVEKNLLEGALIVIFVLVLFLGNLRAGLIVASAIPLSMLFALGMMNVFGVSANLMSLGAIDFGLIVDGAVIIVEAIVHQLAIGNRQSAMSNEQLALSKNVSKGLPINQQQMDKTVFESAKRMMSSASFGQIIILIVYLPLLSLIGIEGKMFRPMAQTVSFAILGAFILSLTYIPMASALLLSKKTTHKKNISDRMMDFFQRIYTPLLEKSIRWKRTVIMATVFVFAVSVFIFSKMGGEFIPTLQEGDFAFHCILPQGTSLSQSLETSMQASRLIKEFDEVKMVVGKTGSAEVPTDPMPPETTDMIIVLKPQNEWKRDISYDELADEIYEKLEVIPGVFFEKSQPIQMRFNELMTGIRQDVAVKIFGENMDTLLSYANKVNEVVQNVEGATEPSVERVSGLPQIVIKYNRSQIANYGLNIKDINQIVSTAFAGSKAGVVFENERKFDLVVRLDSMHRENIEDVNHLYIPTANGAQIPLSQVAVIKMELGAAQISREGGKRRIVIGFNVKDRDVASVVEDIEKQLNEKVKLPEGYYYTYGGTFENLQAASKRLLIAVPVALALIFMLLYLTFNSIKQAMLIYTAIPMSAIGGVFALLIRDMPFSISAGVGFIALFGVAVLNGIVLIGTFNQLEKEGMTDILKRIKEGTKIRLRPVLMTATVASLGFLPMALSHSAGAEVQKPLATVVIGGLITATFLTLFVLPLLYILFSGRKNNKQSATGNRQMLTTIFFLLIACCLLPVASRAQSTLTIEQALSLALKSNLKIQSQQLNVQSSTALKKSVFELPKTEVNFQYGQYNSIQKDNGFNIQQTIPFPTYYSVKSKLYKAEMLGTQFSQQTTANEITAQVKMYYYQLLYLQQTKTELQKLDSLYSNFVKAATLRYTAGETNLLEKTTAETKRGELQLLLSQNETGITSAYNSLKMLLNTPDDFSISSNELFQPLSLSTTFDTSLIANNPSLKLMYQQALIADQNKKVETAQTLPDFKVGYMNQSIIGFQNVNGADVYFDKSQRFTGFNVGITVPLTFLSNAKKIKSLALKQQALQKEADNSKLLLQSQLKNAFAEYHQYLLHYNYYRNTAMSNAETIISTATLSFNNGEINYLEYAAALQNATTIKTGYLQSINEVNQSIININFLINQ; from the coding sequence ATGTTAAACAAAATCATTGCGTTCAGCATAAAGAACAAATTCATCATTGCCTTGATGACACTTGCACTCATTGTTTGGGGAGTGTGGAGTGCAAATAAGTTATCTATTGATGCCGTACCCGACATCACCAACAATCAGGTACAAATCATCACGGTTTGTCCTACTCTTGCCGGTCAAGAGGTAGAACAGTTGGTAACTTATCCTATTGAACAAAGCATTACCAACCTTCCGGACCTGGAAGAGCTTCGAAGCATTTCCCGTTTCGGGCTTTCGGTAATTACCGTTGTGTTCAATGATAACGTTGACATTTACTTTGCCAGACAACTCATAAATGAAAGACTGAAAGAAGCTGAAGAAAATATACCTAATGGAGTTGGTAAACCGGAATTAGCACCTGTCAGTACAGGATTAGGAGAAGTGTATCAATACATCATACACCCTAAGAAAGGAAGTGAAGAAAAATATTCTGCAATGGATTTGCGAACCATGCAGGATTGGATTGTTGCCCGGCAGCTTTACGGCACTCCCGGTATTGCAGAAGTAAATTCTTTTGGTGGTGAACTCAAGCAATATGAGGTGGCGGTTAATCCCGACAGATTGCTGGCGATGGATATTACCATCCCTGAAATTTTTTCTGCACTTGAAAAAAACAATGAGAACACAGGTGGTGCATACATTGACAAAAAACCAAACGCCTATTTCATTCGAGGAGTTGGATTGATAGGCTCGTTTGACGACATCAAAAATATTGTCGTTAAAACAAATCCCAACGGCATTCCTATTTTAATTAAAGATGTTGCAGAAGTTCGTTTTGGTAGTGCCGTGCGTTATGGAGCAATGACTTACAACGGAGAAAAAGATGTGGTAGGTGGCGTGGTGATGATGCTCAAAGGATACAATAGCGCAGAAGTCGTAAAGAGCATTAAAGGAAAAATAAATACCATACAGAAATCATTGCCGGAAGATGTGATAATTGAACCCTTTCTTGACAGAACAGATTTGGTGAGCCGTGCCATCGGCACAGTAGAAAAAAATTTACTGGAAGGTGCGCTCATTGTTATTTTCGTATTGGTTCTATTTCTCGGAAACCTTCGTGCAGGTTTGATAGTCGCAAGCGCCATTCCTCTTTCCATGCTATTTGCTTTGGGAATGATGAATGTGTTTGGTGTAAGTGCAAACCTTATGAGTTTAGGAGCAATTGATTTTGGTTTAATTGTGGACGGTGCTGTGATAATTGTAGAAGCGATTGTGCATCAATTAGCAATAGGCAATAGGCAATCAGCAATGAGTAATGAGCAATTGGCTTTGAGCAAAAATGTTAGTAAGGGACTACCAATAAACCAGCAGCAAATGGACAAAACAGTCTTTGAAAGTGCAAAGCGGATGATGAGCAGCGCATCATTCGGGCAAATTATCATCCTTATTGTTTATCTGCCTTTGCTTTCGCTAATCGGTATTGAAGGAAAAATGTTTCGCCCGATGGCGCAAACAGTTTCGTTTGCCATCCTAGGCGCATTCATTCTCTCTCTCACTTATATTCCGATGGCTTCTGCTTTGCTGTTGAGCAAAAAAACCACTCACAAAAAGAATATTTCAGACCGAATGATGGATTTTTTTCAGCGCATATACACTCCGCTTCTTGAAAAATCAATTCGCTGGAAAAGAACTGTTATCATGGCAACCGTATTTGTCTTTGCGGTTTCTGTTTTCATCTTTTCAAAAATGGGTGGTGAGTTTATTCCCACTTTGCAGGAAGGCGATTTTGCTTTTCACTGCATACTGCCACAAGGAACTTCGCTTTCGCAAAGTTTGGAAACCTCCATGCAGGCATCACGGCTTATAAAAGAGTTTGATGAAGTGAAAATGGTGGTCGGAAAAACAGGAAGTGCCGAAGTACCAACCGACCCCATGCCACCTGAAACAACAGATATGATAATTGTTCTGAAACCACAGAATGAATGGAAGCGTGATATATCGTATGATGAATTAGCTGATGAGATTTACGAAAAGCTGGAAGTAATTCCCGGAGTGTTCTTTGAAAAAAGCCAACCCATACAAATGCGTTTTAATGAACTCATGACAGGAATCCGTCAGGATGTTGCAGTAAAAATATTTGGTGAAAACATGGATACACTGCTAAGCTATGCAAATAAAGTAAATGAGGTTGTGCAAAATGTAGAAGGAGCAACAGAGCCAAGTGTTGAAAGGGTTTCGGGGCTGCCGCAAATCGTAATTAAATACAATCGTTCACAAATTGCCAATTACGGTTTGAACATTAAAGACATCAATCAAATTGTCAGCACAGCATTTGCAGGGAGTAAAGCAGGTGTTGTTTTTGAGAACGAACGTAAATTTGATTTAGTGGTTCGTTTGGACAGTATGCACCGGGAAAATATTGAAGATGTAAACCACTTGTATATCCCAACTGCCAACGGGGCACAAATTCCACTTTCGCAAGTAGCAGTAATAAAAATGGAGTTAGGTGCTGCACAAATAAGCCGCGAAGGTGGCAAACGCAGAATAGTTATCGGCTTTAATGTAAAAGACAGAGATGTGGCAAGTGTTGTTGAGGACATTGAAAAACAACTGAACGAAAAAGTAAAATTGCCGGAAGGATATTACTACACTTATGGAGGAACATTTGAAAATCTACAAGCGGCAAGCAAGCGGTTGCTGATAGCTGTTCCTGTTGCGTTGGCACTAATTTTCATGTTATTGTATTTAACTTTCAACTCCATAAAACAGGCAATGTTAATTTACACAGCTATCCCAATGAGTGCAATCGGTGGCGTATTTGCATTACTCATACGCGATATGCCTTTCAGTATTTCGGCAGGCGTTGGTTTCATTGCATTGTTCGGAGTTGCCGTGCTAAATGGAATTGTTTTAATCGGAACATTTAATCAATTAGAAAAAGAAGGTATGACAGACATTCTTAAAAGAATAAAAGAAGGAACAAAAATCCGTTTGCGTCCAGTGCTTATGACAGCCACTGTTGCTTCCTTAGGATTTTTGCCTATGGCACTTTCTCACAGTGCAGGAGCAGAAGTACAAAAGCCTCTTGCAACAGTTGTGATTGGTGGTTTGATAACGGCAACCTTCCTTACACTTTTTGTTCTACCACTACTCTACATTTTGTTTTCAGGAAGAAAAAACAATAAGCAATCAGCAACAGGCAATCGGCAAATGCTTACAACAATTTTCTTTTTGCTTATTGCCTGTTGCTTATTGCCTGTTGCCTCACGTGCACAATCAACTCTCACAATTGAACAAGCCCTTTCACTTGCACTTAAAAGCAATTTGAAAATTCAATCGCAACAACTCAATGTGCAATCTTCAACTGCATTGAAGAAATCTGTTTTTGAATTGCCTAAAACAGAAGTCAATTTTCAGTACGGACAATACAACAGCATTCAGAAAGACAATGGTTTCAACATTCAGCAAACTATTCCTTTTCCGACTTACTACTCCGTAAAATCCAAATTGTATAAAGCTGAAATGCTGGGAACTCAGTTTTCGCAACAGACAACAGCGAACGAAATTACCGCGCAGGTAAAAATGTATTACTATCAGTTGTTGTATTTGCAGCAAACAAAAACTGAGTTGCAAAAATTGGATAGCTTGTATTCCAACTTTGTAAAAGCTGCTACACTACGCTACACTGCAGGTGAAACAAATTTATTGGAGAAAACCACAGCTGAAACAAAACGAGGTGAACTTCAATTATTACTTTCGCAAAACGAAACGGGCATTACATCAGCATACAATTCATTGAAAATGCTGTTAAACACACCTGATGATTTTTCAATAAGCAGCAATGAATTATTTCAGCCGCTTTCACTCTCTACTACATTTGACACTTCACTCATTGCAAACAATCCGTCATTAAAATTGATGTATCAGCAGGCACTCATTGCAGATCAAAACAAAAAAGTGGAAACAGCACAAACGCTCCCCGATTTTAAAGTAGGTTACATGAACCAGAGTATAATAGGTTTTCAGAATGTGAACGGAGCTGATGTTTACTTTGACAAAAGTCAACGCTTCACAGGATTTAATGTTGGCATCACTGTTCCGTTAACCTTTTTGAGTAACGCTAAAAAAATAAAATCGCTAGCACTCAAACAGCAAGCATTACAAAAAGAAGCCGATAACAGCAAACTCTTATTGCAATCCCAATTGAAAAACGCTTTTGCAGAATACCATCAGTACTTACTCCACTACAATTATTACAGGAATACTGCCATGTCAAACGCTGAAACAATCATCAGCACAGCAACACTTTCATTTAATAACGGTGAAATTAATTATCTGGAATATGCAGCCGCTTTGCAGAATGCAACAACTATCAAAACAGGCTACTTGCAAAGTATTAATGAAGTAAATCAATCCATCATCAACATCAATTTCTTAATAAATCAATAG
- a CDS encoding carboxymuconolactone decarboxylase family protein produces MSKSVDEFNDYRAKMNKRILDSDNLVLKRLYNLDANTYMDGALPVQTKEMLGLVASMVLRCDDCIKYHLIQCKQSGITTEQIYEVFAVANIVGGTIVIPHTRRAAEFWDEI; encoded by the coding sequence ATGAGCAAAAGTGTAGATGAGTTTAATGACTATCGCGCAAAAATGAATAAGCGCATTCTCGACTCAGATAATCTGGTTTTAAAAAGATTGTACAACCTTGATGCGAATACTTATATGGATGGTGCCTTGCCGGTGCAAACCAAAGAAATGCTTGGGCTTGTTGCCAGCATGGTGCTGCGCTGTGATGATTGTATTAAGTATCACCTTATTCAATGCAAACAAAGTGGTATTACTACAGAACAGATTTATGAAGTGTTTGCCGTAGCCAATATTGTTGGAGGAACCATTGTGATTCCACATACCAGAAGAGCAGCGGAATTTTGGGATGAGATTTGA
- the recQ gene encoding DNA helicase RecQ, translated as MLAETKKKKSVKDKNEKTDTKAKVKVKETVVEKKTKEVEKAKPVAKTIIAASNKQKPTDARLKDALFKYFGFDTFKGEQEEIIQTVLRGENCFVIMPTGGGKSMCYQLPALMMGGTAIVVSPLIALMKNQVDALRGFNTDEAVAHFLNSSLNKTEIAQVKKDIKSGKTKLLYVAPESLTKEENVAFFKEIKVSFLAIDEAHCISEWGHDFRPEYRRLKPIIEALGNIPVIALTATATEKVSLDIQKNLGMMESRLFKASFNRPNLYYEVRPKVEVLKEIIKFVKNHTGKSGIIYCLSRKKVEEVASTLNVNGIKALPYHAGLDAPVRAETQDKFLMEKIDVIVATIAFGMGIDKPDVRFVIHHDIPKSLEGYYQETGRAGRDGREGRCITFYSFKDIEKLEKFMKGKPVAEQEIGKQMLLETVSFAETSVCRRKYLLHYFGERYEEENCGSCDNCLHPKTQIEAQDEVVLLLETVQAVKEKFAAEHVISVLIGKDDKAIKDYQHNKLEVFGEGMDQDAKFWMAVVRQALLAGLLFKDIDNYGLLKLSDEGKKFMDKPQSFKITQDHSYESADSDEDDEPEGGGGAAADETLFAMLKDLCKQMAKQKNLPPFVIFQEPSLEEMAIQYPINMEEMKNITGVGAGKASKYGKPFVDLIKKYVEENEIERPQDFIVKSVVNKSGLKVYLIQNIDRKISLDDMAEAKGIPLGDIITELESIVASGTKIDLNYYLNEVIDADRQQDVFDYFRTAESDSAEDALIELGENDYTIDEIRMMRVKFMSELGN; from the coding sequence ATGTTAGCAGAAACAAAGAAAAAGAAATCTGTGAAAGACAAGAATGAAAAAACCGACACCAAGGCTAAAGTGAAGGTGAAAGAGACAGTAGTTGAGAAGAAAACTAAAGAGGTCGAAAAAGCCAAGCCGGTTGCAAAAACTATAATTGCAGCCTCAAACAAGCAAAAGCCTACAGATGCTCGACTAAAGGACGCCTTATTCAAATATTTTGGATTCGACACATTTAAGGGCGAACAAGAAGAAATTATTCAAACGGTATTGCGTGGCGAAAACTGCTTTGTTATTATGCCTACGGGTGGTGGCAAATCTATGTGCTATCAATTGCCTGCATTAATGATGGGCGGCACAGCCATTGTTGTATCACCTTTAATTGCACTGATGAAAAATCAGGTTGATGCATTAAGAGGATTTAATACCGATGAAGCTGTGGCGCACTTCCTCAACTCATCGCTAAACAAAACAGAGATTGCCCAGGTAAAAAAAGATATCAAATCAGGCAAAACAAAGTTACTTTATGTTGCGCCCGAATCATTAACAAAAGAAGAAAACGTTGCTTTCTTTAAAGAAATTAAAGTTTCTTTCCTGGCCATAGACGAAGCACACTGTATTTCAGAATGGGGACACGATTTCCGTCCTGAATACCGTAGATTAAAGCCCATCATAGAAGCACTCGGAAACATTCCTGTCATTGCACTCACAGCCACAGCAACAGAAAAAGTTTCGCTCGATATTCAGAAGAATTTAGGTATGATGGAGTCAAGGTTGTTTAAAGCATCCTTCAACAGACCTAATCTTTATTATGAAGTACGACCAAAAGTTGAAGTACTAAAAGAGATCATCAAATTTGTTAAAAACCATACAGGAAAGTCAGGCATCATCTACTGCCTCAGCAGAAAAAAAGTTGAAGAAGTTGCCAGCACACTCAATGTAAACGGTATCAAAGCCCTGCCCTATCATGCAGGTCTTGATGCACCGGTGCGTGCCGAAACGCAGGATAAATTTCTGATGGAGAAAATTGATGTTATTGTAGCAACCATTGCATTTGGAATGGGAATTGACAAACCCGATGTGCGTTTTGTTATTCATCACGACATCCCGAAATCTTTAGAGGGATACTATCAGGAAACAGGGCGTGCCGGACGTGACGGACGCGAAGGGCGTTGCATTACTTTCTATTCTTTTAAAGACATTGAGAAGCTCGAAAAATTTATGAAAGGCAAGCCGGTTGCCGAGCAGGAAATAGGAAAACAAATGCTACTCGAAACTGTTTCGTTTGCCGAAACATCTGTATGCCGCAGAAAATATCTGCTCCATTACTTTGGCGAACGTTACGAAGAAGAAAACTGTGGCAGCTGCGACAACTGTCTGCATCCAAAAACACAAATAGAAGCACAAGACGAAGTAGTATTACTTCTTGAAACCGTTCAGGCTGTAAAAGAAAAATTTGCTGCAGAGCATGTCATCAGCGTCCTCATTGGAAAAGACGACAAAGCAATTAAAGACTATCAACACAACAAATTAGAAGTCTTTGGCGAAGGAATGGATCAGGATGCTAAATTCTGGATGGCTGTTGTACGTCAGGCATTGCTTGCCGGACTGTTGTTTAAAGATATTGACAACTACGGTTTGCTCAAACTTAGCGATGAAGGTAAAAAGTTTATGGACAAGCCGCAAAGCTTCAAAATAACTCAAGACCACAGCTACGAAAGTGCCGACAGTGACGAAGACGATGAACCCGAAGGTGGTGGTGGTGCAGCGGCTGACGAAACCTTGTTTGCCATGCTAAAAGACTTGTGCAAGCAAATGGCCAAGCAAAAAAACCTGCCTCCTTTTGTAATTTTTCAGGAGCCTTCACTCGAAGAAATGGCTATTCAGTACCCCATCAACATGGAGGAAATGAAAAACATAACCGGTGTTGGTGCGGGCAAGGCAAGCAAATATGGAAAACCATTTGTTGACCTCATAAAAAAATATGTAGAAGAAAATGAAATTGAACGCCCACAAGATTTCATCGTAAAATCCGTAGTCAACAAATCGGGACTCAAGGTTTATCTCATCCAAAACATTGACCGCAAAATTTCTCTTGATGATATGGCCGAAGCCAAAGGTATTCCGCTGGGAGATATTATCACAGAGTTAGAAAGTATTGTTGCCTCAGGCACAAAAATAGATTTGAATTATTATTTAAACGAAGTCATAGATGCCGACCGTCAGCAAGATGTTTTCGACTATTTCCGCACAGCAGAAAGCGACAGTGCAGAAGATGCGCTAATCGAGTTGGGCGAAAACGACTACACCATTGACGAAATACGTATGATGCGTGTAAAATTTATGAGTGAATTAGGAAATTAA
- a CDS encoding four helix bundle protein: MASYNFKNTAVYKKAFSLSMEIFEVSKSFPKAETYSLTDQIRRSSRSVCANLAEANRKKRYPANFISKLTDCDAENSETGVWLDFALECKYITQVIYKTLIAKNEEVGKLLYHMLNNPDKY; this comes from the coding sequence ATGGCAAGCTACAATTTCAAAAACACTGCAGTTTACAAAAAAGCGTTTTCACTTTCAATGGAAATATTTGAAGTCAGCAAATCATTTCCAAAAGCTGAGACCTATTCGCTTACAGATCAAATAAGAAGAAGTTCAAGAAGTGTTTGTGCAAACCTTGCAGAAGCAAATCGTAAGAAAAGATACCCTGCTAATTTCATTTCAAAACTTACCGATTGCGATGCTGAGAATTCCGAAACAGGCGTATGGCTTGACTTCGCCTTAGAATGCAAATACATCACGCAGGTGATTTATAAAACACTGATTGCAAAAAATGAAGAAGTAGGAAAACTATTATATCACATGCTTAATAACCCTGATAAATATTAA
- the tatC gene encoding twin-arginine translocase subunit TatC translates to MFFRRKPDPNSEMNFLDHLEALRWHLVRATLAIFILAVVAFIYKDILFDKIIFGPKNPHFITYRLLCMLSQKWSIDLCITDIPFHLISTTMAGQFTTHMVAAGIAGLILGFPYLLWEVWRFVKPALSAKEKKYTRGIVFSASFLFFCGVAFGYFILAPLSINFLGSYKVSEEVQNAITLDSYISIVSIMTLACGAVFELPILVFFLTKMGIISPQFMRRYRKHAFIVNLVVAALITPSPDVTSQMLVAIPLFLLYEFSIFVSVVVARQESKNE, encoded by the coding sequence ATGTTTTTCAGAAGGAAGCCCGACCCCAACTCAGAAATGAATTTTCTGGATCACCTTGAAGCCTTGCGCTGGCATTTGGTGCGTGCAACGTTAGCCATATTTATTTTAGCCGTTGTAGCATTTATTTATAAAGACATATTGTTCGATAAGATAATTTTCGGACCCAAGAACCCACATTTTATTACCTATAGACTGCTTTGTATGCTTTCGCAGAAATGGTCAATTGATTTATGTATTACCGATATTCCATTTCACCTGATAAGCACCACTATGGCAGGACAGTTTACTACGCACATGGTGGCAGCCGGAATTGCAGGCCTGATTTTAGGATTTCCTTATTTACTTTGGGAAGTTTGGCGTTTTGTGAAACCTGCATTGTCGGCCAAAGAGAAGAAATATACCAGAGGCATAGTGTTTTCAGCTTCTTTTTTGTTTTTCTGTGGAGTAGCATTCGGTTATTTTATTCTGGCACCGTTATCAATAAACTTTTTGGGAAGTTATAAAGTGAGCGAAGAAGTACAGAATGCCATTACACTCGATTCATATATCAGCATTGTAAGCATTATGACATTGGCGTGTGGAGCGGTTTTCGAACTGCCTATTCTCGTTTTTTTCCTCACCAAAATGGGTATTATAAGTCCTCAGTTTATGAGGCGCTACCGTAAACATGCTTTTATTGTAAATCTTGTGGTTGCTGCTTTAATAACGCCTTCGCCAGATGTTACCAGTCAGATGCTGGTGGCGATACCATTGTTTCTGCTATACGAATTCAGCATATTTGTTTCTGTTGTTGTGGCGAGGCAGGAGAGTAAAAACGAATAA
- a CDS encoding efflux RND transporter periplasmic adaptor subunit, with protein MKYQINKSSRTANCTLPIAFCLLLIAYCLFLSSCGNKNNTVAHEGEEHHGKHDNTSTVVLTAEQMKSIGIELGTLEKKQLTASLKTNGILKVPNQNRANATASLGGTVKNILIQTGTSVSKGQTIATISNNTFITMQEEYLSTLAKTELANAEYDRQKTLKEGNAASQKIFQQAEAELKSLQAKKSSLQKQLELIGISTHSLTVNNIQSAVNITSPINGTISNIMVNIGTYVEANNPIAEIVDNSQLHLDLYVYEKDLQKLKEGQIIHFTLTNNPGKEYDAKIYAISNTFEEHTKAVAVHATVLGNKTGLIDGMSITAIVSLENATVDAVPTNAIVNNEGQDFIFIVVNENKAELQSEEAEHKHDEHGHTHDEVEKAKPTKDETTFEKILVKKGTTDVGYSEITLLKDIPANSKIVVNGAFFILAKMTNQGEAHEH; from the coding sequence ATGAAATATCAAATAAATAAATCATCAAGAACTGCAAATTGCACATTGCCCATTGCATTTTGTCTATTGCTTATTGCCTATTGCCTATTTTTGTCTTCCTGTGGAAATAAAAACAATACAGTAGCACATGAAGGCGAAGAACATCATGGCAAACATGATAACACTTCAACTGTTGTACTCACAGCAGAGCAAATGAAATCCATCGGCATTGAGTTGGGAACATTAGAAAAGAAGCAACTCACTGCATCACTCAAAACCAATGGAATTTTAAAAGTGCCCAATCAAAACCGAGCAAATGCTACGGCATCGCTTGGCGGGACAGTCAAAAATATTTTGATTCAGACCGGTACAAGTGTGAGCAAAGGACAAACCATTGCAACCATAAGCAATAATACTTTTATCACCATGCAAGAAGAGTATTTAAGCACCCTTGCAAAAACCGAATTGGCAAATGCAGAATATGACAGGCAGAAAACTCTCAAAGAAGGAAATGCAGCATCACAAAAAATATTTCAGCAAGCCGAAGCAGAACTCAAATCACTACAAGCCAAAAAATCAAGTTTGCAAAAACAGTTGGAATTAATCGGTATCAGCACCCATTCACTCACAGTTAACAACATTCAGTCGGCAGTTAACATCACAAGCCCGATTAATGGAACAATAAGCAATATCATGGTCAACATAGGAACTTATGTTGAAGCAAACAATCCTATAGCAGAAATTGTTGATAACAGTCAGTTGCATTTGGATTTGTATGTATATGAAAAAGATTTGCAGAAGCTCAAAGAAGGACAGATAATACATTTTACGCTTACAAATAACCCAGGCAAAGAGTATGATGCAAAAATTTACGCAATCTCAAACACATTTGAAGAACACACAAAAGCTGTTGCTGTTCATGCTACAGTGCTAGGAAACAAAACAGGTTTGATTGACGGTATGAGTATCACCGCTATTGTAAGCTTGGAAAATGCAACTGTTGATGCAGTTCCTACAAATGCAATCGTAAATAATGAAGGTCAAGACTTTATTTTTATAGTCGTAAATGAAAACAAGGCAGAGCTTCAAAGCGAAGAAGCAGAACACAAGCACGATGAACATGGGCATACACATGATGAAGTTGAAAAAGCAAAACCAACCAAAGATGAAACAACATTTGAAAAGATTCTTGTCAAGAAAGGAACAACAGATGTTGGGTATTCAGAAATTACTTTGCTTAAAGACATTCCAGCAAATAGCAAAATAGTTGTAAATGGTGCATTCTTTATTCTTGCAAAAATGACCAATCAAGGTGAAGCTCACGAACATTAA